One window of the Canis aureus isolate CA01 chromosome 17, VMU_Caureus_v.1.0, whole genome shotgun sequence genome contains the following:
- the LOC144287835 gene encoding uncharacterized protein LOC144287835 isoform X3, with protein sequence MGKCYGPRAAPAWAASAQRPLGSPWLPVAPRGSWRSPAPFLPRVGAGGAGGAAGPERGRRGACAVGVWLRPLPARVPGAEPEPLNFARLDWPPLGKDAGGGGAQRRR encoded by the exons ATGGGGAAGTGCTACGGTCCTCGGGCAGCTCCGGCGTGGGCAGCCTCGGCGCAGCGGCCGCTCGGCTCCCCGTGGCTCCCCGTGGCTCCCCGTGGCTCCTGGAGGTCGCCGGCTCCTTTCCTTCCTCGGGTCGGCGCGGGAGGAGCTGGCGGCGCCGCGGGGCCCGAGCGTGGGCGCAGGGGTGCGTGTGCCGTCGGGGTCTGGCTTCGGCCGCTCCCCGCCCGCGTACCCGGTGCTGAACCAGAGCCTTTAAATTTCGCCCGACTTGACTGGCCGCCTCTTGGGAAGGACGCTGGGGGTGGTGGGGCCCAGCGGAGGAG ATGA
- the LOC144287835 gene encoding uncharacterized protein LOC144287835 isoform X2, with protein sequence MGKCYGPRAAPAWAASAQRPLGSPWLPVAPRGSWRSPAPFLPRVGAGGAGGAAGPERGRRGACAVGVWLRPLPARVPGAEPEPLNFARLDWPPLGKDAGGGGAQRRRF encoded by the coding sequence ATGGGGAAGTGCTACGGTCCTCGGGCAGCTCCGGCGTGGGCAGCCTCGGCGCAGCGGCCGCTCGGCTCCCCGTGGCTCCCCGTGGCTCCCCGTGGCTCCTGGAGGTCGCCGGCTCCTTTCCTTCCTCGGGTCGGCGCGGGAGGAGCTGGCGGCGCCGCGGGGCCCGAGCGTGGGCGCAGGGGTGCGTGTGCCGTCGGGGTCTGGCTTCGGCCGCTCCCCGCCCGCGTACCCGGTGCTGAACCAGAGCCTTTAAATTTCGCCCGACTTGACTGGCCGCCTCTTGGGAAGGACGCTGGGGGTGGTGGGGCCCAGCGGAGGAG
- the LOC144287835 gene encoding uncharacterized protein LOC144287835 isoform X1, with amino-acid sequence MGKCYGPRAAPAWAASAQRPLGSPWLPVAPRGSWRSPAPFLPRVGAGGAGGAAGPERGRRGACAVGVWLRPLPARVPGAEPEPLNFARLDWPPLGKDAGGGGAQRRRSVASEQKTQFAALPLDLG; translated from the exons ATGGGGAAGTGCTACGGTCCTCGGGCAGCTCCGGCGTGGGCAGCCTCGGCGCAGCGGCCGCTCGGCTCCCCGTGGCTCCCCGTGGCTCCCCGTGGCTCCTGGAGGTCGCCGGCTCCTTTCCTTCCTCGGGTCGGCGCGGGAGGAGCTGGCGGCGCCGCGGGGCCCGAGCGTGGGCGCAGGGGTGCGTGTGCCGTCGGGGTCTGGCTTCGGCCGCTCCCCGCCCGCGTACCCGGTGCTGAACCAGAGCCTTTAAATTTCGCCCGACTTGACTGGCCGCCTCTTGGGAAGGACGCTGGGGGTGGTGGGGCCCAGCGGAGGAGGTCAGTGGCTTCAGAACAGAAGACGCAGTTTGCCGCTCTTCCTCTTGATCTTGG ATGA